One window from the genome of Garra rufa chromosome 1, GarRuf1.0, whole genome shotgun sequence encodes:
- the LOC141322435 gene encoding LOW QUALITY PROTEIN: serine/threonine-protein kinase pim-1-like (The sequence of the model RefSeq protein was modified relative to this genomic sequence to represent the inferred CDS: inserted 1 base in 1 codon; substituted 1 base at 1 genomic stop codon) — protein MRTQEDAVFEQDKDHICSRYKFGGRLGEGAGSVRKGIRIKDGLKAFNPKPLPLEIVLAVIINREPNCPHIIELLDWQDNPDYYLMVIEHPVPSMDLQKFLKCSGGVINEQITQYIMWQAIYTANFCCYRGVFHRDIKLQNVLMNPTTLKIKLIDFGCGALRDSGYTVLCGTKPYLAPDFXDRGRYHAXPATVYSLGVLLFTMLHGRFPTDKDLYCLGNNQSVFAVSKECIIFLWACLQRRPECRIPLEHMLYHDWFVLGFPNRLPVKLNAKRGKQPTTTLFFAVGVCSSFLSLF, from the exons ATGCGTACTCAAGAAGATGCTGTCTTTGAGCAGGACAAAG ATCACATTTGTTCCCGGTACAAATTTGGTGGCAGGCTGGGTGAAGGAGCTGGTTCCGTGCGAAAAGGGATTCGCATCAAGGATGGTCTAAAG gCTTTTAATCCAAAACCTCTTCCCTTAGAGATTGTGTTGGCAGTTATCATCAATAGGGAACCCAACTGTCCTCATATCATTGAATTGTTGGACTGGCAGGATAACCCAGACTATTACCTCATGGTCATAGAGCATCCCGTGCCAAGCATGGATTTGCAAAAATTTCTGAAATGCAGCGGAGGTGTGATCAACGAGCAGATCACACAGTACATAATGTGGCAAGCCATTTACACAGCAAACTTTTGTTGTTATCGCGGTGTTTTCCATCGTGACATCAAGCTGCAAAATGTGCTCATGAACCCGACAACATTGAAAATCAAATTAATTGACTTCGGATGTGGAGCCCTCAGGGATTCAGGCTACACTGTCCTCTGTG gCACCAAACCGTACCTCGCTCCAGACT TTGACAGAGGCAGATACCATGCATAGCCTGCAACAGTGTATTCACTTGGGGTGCTCCTGTTCACAATGCTGCATGGGCGTTTTCCAACAGACAAAGACTTATACTGCTTGGGCAACAACCAGTCTGTATTTGCTGTGTCGAAAG aatgcataatttttttgtgGGCTTGTCTGCAGCGTCGTCCAGAGTGCAGGATTCCCCTGGAGCACATGCTTTACCATGACTGGTTTGTATTGGGTTTTCCTAATCGCCTGCCAGTTAAACTGAATGC AAAAAGGGGGAAGCAGCCGACGACTACGCTGTTCTTTGCTGTGGGTGTTTGTTCCTCTTTCCTCTCTCTATTCTAG
- the LOC141341400 gene encoding uncharacterized protein — protein sequence MPRPTDPVGHWEDLEIWLSAVTDSLLPKAAEAVKHQTQDQLDNNITGIMKHDPGQSYGHKELAKITGSLSHTLVASLKRSDRQAAYLQQELKRAQRRIEQLELEAQDRREGSNETDPRATEEIARLQETLANNTQEMEQANSARADLSDKLQYAEQLLEKARLDFRDKNSRIKALETHLTEARTEISYLTQQLDDMKEELDSVKNELIHAYELRPEPTRMRRAPPSPLPSRPGSHASHNPSHGMDLKDLDKLTRNISKFTPNVPDGQDVHSYLNDVDFHLETRPNVTDKDRLYLLRTTSSPEVRSFLDRQPSHTKNDYQSLRQALIKEFAVPESEQGLVAALETKQGRQESSQAYYSRLREAYFGARNEPDMEQDMNFKTLFLRNLHPAVSHHLGVLACPQTMTSQQLRDLAHKAYGKQKMASEKGTKSTAVLDFNTQCQEMTLEGAQHQESFKPPPREWRPSSFNRERDFHFGARPTQRNDRWDGTRGRQHSPERYWEKSWYHPRPCENRWERSWSRPTSSGSSGNGSWESNATSPTNRRKNLQRSHTDQAQAESTHEEETLPCFDSQELIKMMMQEFFKRKKEDRKWEKKEKPTAA from the exons atgcctcgcccaacagaccccgttggtcactgggaggacttggaaatctggctaagcgccgtgacggacagcctcttacccaaagccgccgaagctgtcaaacaccagacacaagaccaactggacaacaacataacaggcatcatgaaacatgatccaggtcagagctacggacacaaagagctagcaaagatcactggctccctgagtcacaccctcgtcgcctccctcaaacggagcgacagacaagccgcctatctccagcaggagctgaaacgcgcacagcgacgcatcgagcagctagagctggaggctcaagatcgacgggaagggtccaacgagacggatcccagagcaactgaggagatcgctagactacaagaaactctaGCAAACAACACACAAGAAATGGAGCAAGCAAATTCCGCCCGCGCCGACCTCAGCGACAAGCTACAGTACGCAGAGCAGCTACTGGAAAAGGCAAGGCTGGACTTcagagacaagaacagcagaattaaagccctcgaaacgCATCTGACCGAGGCAAGAactgagataagttacctcactcaacaaCTTGACGACATGAAAGAGGAATTGGACAGTGTCAAAAACGAACTCATACATGCTTATGAACTGCGCCCTGAGCCAACCAGGATGCGACGGGCCCCGCCCTCACCCCTGCCAAGCAGGCCCGGGTCCCAT gccagccataacccatcacatggcatggacctcaaagaccttgacaagctgacccgaaacatcagcaaattcaccccgaatgtgccagatggtcaagacgtccactcttacttgaatgatgtcgattttcacttagaaaCGAGACCCAATGttactgacaaagacagactttatctgctgcgaacgacatccagccctgaagtgcggagcttcctggaccgacagccttctcacacaaagaatgactaccaatcgctccgccaagccctcatcaaggaatttgcagtcccagaatcagagcaaggactggtggccgccctggagacaaaacagggtcgtcaggaatcctcccaggcatactatagccggcttagagaagcatacttcggagctcgcaacgaacctgacatggagcaggacatgaactttaagactctctttctgagaaatctccatcctgcggtaagccaccaccttggcgtccttGCATGCCCACAAACAATGACGTCTCAACAGCTGCGAGACCTGGCGCACAAAGCCTACGGCAAGCAAAAGATGGCGTCAGAAAAAGGCACCAAGTCTACTGCAGTTCTTGATTTTAACACACAATGTCAAGAAATGACCCTAGAGGGCGCCCAACACCAAGAAAGCTTCAAGCCACCTCCTAGAGAATGGAGACCATCCTCATTCAACAGAGAACGTGACTTTCACTTTGGCGCCCGACCTACACAAagaaacgaccgctgggatggaacacgcggacgacaacactcacctgaacgctactgggaaaaatcctggtaccatccaagaccttgtgagaatcgatgggagagatcatggagtcggccaacctcatcaggaagctcaggaaatggctcgtgggaatctaatgcaaccagtccaacaaatcgacgaaagaacttacaaagatcccacactgatcaagctcaagctgaatctacacatgaagaagagacattgccgtgttttgattcacaagaactgataaaaatgatgatgcaagagttcttcaaacgcaaaaaggaggataggaagtgggaaaagaaagagaaacccactgcggcctga